One stretch of Cedecea neteri DNA includes these proteins:
- a CDS encoding DUF454 family protein → MKRLILIIIGWLAVVLATLGVILPLLPTTPFLLLAAWCFARSSPRFHHWLLYRSWFGSYLRYWQQHRAMPRGAKPKAILFILATFAISLWLVKIVWVRILLLVILCALLAFMWRIPVVDEAQQKR, encoded by the coding sequence ATGAAGCGTCTTATTCTAATCATCATCGGCTGGTTGGCGGTAGTGCTTGCTACGCTGGGTGTGATATTGCCGCTGTTGCCGACCACGCCTTTTCTGCTGCTGGCCGCGTGGTGTTTTGCCCGCTCGTCGCCGCGCTTTCACCACTGGCTACTCTACCGTTCGTGGTTTGGCAGCTATTTGCGCTACTGGCAGCAGCATCGGGCGATGCCCCGAGGGGCGAAGCCAAAGGCGATTCTGTTTATTCTCGCCACTTTCGCGATTTCGCTGTGGCTGGTGAAGATAGTGTGGGTTAGAATTTTGCTGCTGGTGATTCTTTGTGCGCTGCTTGCTTTTATGTGGCGCATTCCGGTGGTTGATGAAGCACAACAAAAGCGATAA
- the priC gene encoding primosomal replication protein PriC, translating to MKTASLLQALEARVVELAAAVEPVALLRASQARFDRKLFHTHSTQLKDYLQEAQANLAQLQLSVSHGKTDQVAFIAEKLVAQIAALQRELATAHLRKSEPQHKVQENLYEKLSTHQDYERRLLAMVSDRETQLTVQATLAGQQKLQRELAALEGRLQRCRQALARIEKAIERRERGLS from the coding sequence GTGAAAACCGCTTCGCTGTTACAAGCCCTTGAAGCTCGGGTCGTCGAGCTGGCAGCCGCCGTTGAGCCGGTCGCCCTGCTGCGGGCAAGCCAGGCGCGCTTTGACCGTAAGCTCTTCCATACCCACAGCACGCAGCTGAAAGATTATCTTCAGGAAGCCCAGGCCAATCTCGCCCAGCTTCAGCTTAGCGTCAGCCACGGTAAAACCGATCAGGTGGCGTTTATCGCCGAAAAACTGGTCGCACAGATTGCCGCGCTGCAGCGGGAATTAGCCACCGCGCATTTACGCAAAAGCGAGCCGCAGCACAAGGTGCAGGAAAATCTGTACGAAAAACTGTCCACCCATCAGGATTATGAACGGCGCCTGCTGGCGATGGTGAGCGATCGCGAAACCCAGCTTACGGTGCAGGCCACGCTCGCGGGTCAGCAAAAGCTTCAGCGTGAACTCGCCGCGCTGGAAGGCCGCCTGCAGCGCTGCCGCCAGGCGCTGGCCCGCATAGAAAAAGCCATCGAAAGACGTGAACGCGGGCTGAGTTAA
- the apt gene encoding adenine phosphoribosyltransferase, whose translation MTATAQQLEYLKNSIKSVPDYPKPGILFRDVTSLLEDPKAYATSIALLVSRFKDAGITKVVGTEARGFLFGAPVALEMGVGFIPVRKPRKLPRETIAESYELEYGTDSLEIHVDAIKPGDKVLVVDDLLATGGTIEATVKLIRRLGGEVTDAAFVINLFDLGGEQRLEKMGVKSFCLVPFPGH comes from the coding sequence ATGACCGCGACTGCGCAGCAGCTTGAATATCTCAAAAACAGCATTAAAAGCGTTCCTGATTACCCAAAACCAGGAATTCTGTTCCGTGACGTCACCAGCTTGCTGGAAGATCCGAAAGCATATGCCACCAGCATTGCCCTTTTAGTTTCTCGTTTTAAAGACGCAGGGATCACCAAAGTGGTGGGCACCGAAGCGCGTGGCTTCCTGTTTGGCGCCCCGGTTGCGCTGGAGATGGGCGTTGGGTTCATTCCTGTGCGCAAACCTCGTAAGCTGCCGCGTGAAACCATCGCCGAAAGCTATGAGCTGGAATACGGCACCGACAGCCTTGAAATCCACGTAGATGCCATCAAGCCGGGCGATAAAGTGCTGGTGGTGGACGATCTGCTGGCGACCGGCGGCACCATTGAAGCGACGGTAAAACTGATTCGTCGCCTGGGTGGCGAAGTGACCGATGCGGCATTCGTGATTAACCTGTTTGACCTTGGCGGCGAGCAGCGCCTGGAAAAAATGGGCGTGAAAAGCTTCTGCCTGGTGCCTTTCCCGGGTCACTAA
- the recR gene encoding recombination mediator RecR, producing MQTSPLLSALMESLRCLPGVGPKSAQRMAFALLQRDRSGGMRLAQALTRAMSEIGHCADCRTFTEQEVCSICSNPRRQENGQICVVESPADIHAIEQTGQFSGRYFVLMGHLSPLDGIGPNDIGLDRLEHRLASEPMKEVILATNPTVEGEATANYIAELCAQYGVEASRIAHGVPVGGELEMVDGTTLSHSLVGRHKINF from the coding sequence ATGCAAACCAGTCCTTTACTCTCAGCCCTTATGGAATCCCTGCGCTGCCTGCCCGGCGTTGGCCCCAAATCCGCCCAGCGTATGGCGTTTGCCCTGCTGCAGCGAGACCGCAGCGGCGGTATGCGTCTGGCTCAGGCACTGACCCGCGCGATGTCCGAGATTGGCCACTGTGCGGATTGCCGTACCTTTACCGAGCAGGAAGTGTGTTCCATTTGCTCCAACCCGCGCCGCCAGGAAAACGGCCAGATATGCGTGGTAGAAAGCCCGGCGGATATTCACGCCATCGAGCAAACCGGGCAGTTCTCCGGCCGCTATTTTGTGCTGATGGGGCACCTTTCGCCGCTGGACGGCATTGGCCCGAACGACATCGGCCTGGATCGCCTTGAGCATCGCCTTGCGAGCGAGCCGATGAAAGAGGTTATTCTCGCCACTAACCCGACGGTGGAAGGCGAGGCTACCGCCAACTATATTGCCGAGCTGTGCGCCCAATATGGCGTTGAAGCCAGCCGTATCGCGCACGGTGTGCCGGTAGGAGGCGAGCTTGAAATGGTGGACGGCACCACGCTTTCTCACTCGCTGGTTGGCCGCCATAAGATTAATTTTTAG
- the rsmS gene encoding pleiotropic regulatory protein RsmS, whose amino-acid sequence MSLDNAPDEVKLAVDLIMLLEQHQIPTDTALAALDIVREDFLRKQREEKASR is encoded by the coding sequence ATGTCGCTGGATAACGCCCCGGACGAGGTCAAACTGGCCGTCGATTTAATTATGCTGCTGGAGCAGCACCAGATCCCAACGGACACCGCGCTTGCAGCGCTGGACATCGTTCGTGAGGATTTTCTACGCAAACAGCGGGAAGAAAAGGCTTCCCGCTGA
- a CDS encoding pirin family protein, producing the protein MKSILGVYTAPASHWVGDGFPVRSMFSYSKFAGQLSPFLLLDYAGPAEFKPSNKGQRGVDQHPHRGFETVTIVYKGEVAHRDNAGNGGVIGPGDVQWMTAGSGILHEEYHSPAFSEAGGSLEMVQLWVNLPAKDKMTAPGYQPITDGDIPVVDLPDNAGKVRVIAGEFDGTKGPARTFSPMSIWDLRLNPQGVTQLAVKDGWNTALVVLKGTVLVNGEEVAREAQLVVLDAKGDRVTLEANNDAVVLLLSGEPLNEPVVGYGPFVMNTKEEIHQAIDDFNQGRFGKDIA; encoded by the coding sequence ATGAAATCAATTCTTGGCGTCTATACCGCACCGGCTTCCCACTGGGTGGGCGATGGTTTCCCGGTTCGTTCGATGTTTTCGTACTCTAAATTTGCCGGGCAGCTTAGCCCGTTCCTGCTGCTGGACTACGCGGGCCCGGCGGAGTTTAAGCCGAGCAACAAAGGACAGCGCGGCGTGGATCAGCACCCGCACCGCGGCTTTGAAACCGTGACTATCGTCTACAAAGGCGAAGTGGCGCACCGCGATAACGCGGGCAACGGCGGCGTGATTGGCCCAGGCGACGTGCAGTGGATGACCGCCGGGAGCGGGATCCTGCATGAAGAGTACCATTCTCCGGCGTTTAGCGAAGCCGGCGGCAGCCTCGAAATGGTCCAGCTTTGGGTTAACCTGCCTGCAAAAGACAAAATGACCGCGCCTGGCTATCAGCCGATTACCGACGGCGATATTCCGGTGGTCGATTTGCCGGACAATGCCGGGAAGGTTCGCGTGATTGCCGGTGAGTTTGACGGGACCAAAGGCCCGGCCCGGACCTTCTCGCCGATGAGCATCTGGGATTTGCGCCTGAACCCGCAGGGCGTCACTCAACTGGCGGTTAAAGACGGCTGGAACACGGCGCTGGTGGTGCTGAAAGGCACGGTGCTGGTCAACGGTGAAGAGGTGGCTCGGGAGGCGCAGCTGGTGGTGCTGGATGCCAAAGGCGATAGGGTGACCCTTGAAGCCAACAATGACGCGGTGGTTCTGCTGCTCAGCGGCGAGCCTCTGAATGAGCCGGTTGTGGGTTACGGTCCGTTCGTGATGAACACCAAAGAGGAAATTCATCAGGCCATCGATGATTTTAACCAGGGCCGTTTCGGCAAAGACATCGCGTAA
- the dnaX gene encoding DNA polymerase III subunit gamma/tau, translating to MSYQVLARKWRPQTFADVVGQQHVLTALANGLSLGRIHHAYLFSGTRGVGKTSIARLLAKGLNCETGITATPCGVCDNCREIEQGRFVDLIEIDAASRTKVEDTRDLLDNVQYAPARGRFKVYLIDEVHMLSRHSFNALLKTLEEPPPHVKFLLATTDPQKLPVTILSRCLQFHLKALDVEQIRHQLEHILGEEKVVSEPRALQLLARAADGSLRDALSLTDQAIASGDGQVTTSAVSTMLGTLDDDQALSLIEAVVHADGQRVMALLNDAAARGVEWEALLVEMSALLHRVAMVQLSPSALGSDMAAIEQRMRELARVVPPADIQLYYQTLLIGRKELPWAPDRRMGVEMTLLRALAFHPRKPLPEPEVPRQAASIPVINPASHQPAARQQQAAPPPDREAPPLPDATSQILQARSQLMRHQETDKAKKNEPAAQRLARPAKSTALERLASVTERVQARPAPSVPEKPAKPEAYRWKSQNPIEAAPEPVATPKALKKALEHEKTPELAQKLAEEAIERDEWAAEINQLMLPKLVQQLALNAWKEADGNRVCLHLRPGQRHLNSPSAQKTLSDAMSTFHGEAIELTIIEDENLARRTPLEWRQAIYEEKLAQARESMNSDSNIQTLQRFFDAELDEDSIRPV from the coding sequence ATGAGCTACCAGGTCTTAGCCCGCAAATGGCGCCCACAAACTTTTGCTGATGTTGTCGGCCAGCAACACGTACTGACCGCGCTGGCTAATGGTTTGTCGCTGGGCCGCATCCACCATGCGTACCTTTTTTCCGGCACCCGAGGGGTGGGGAAAACCTCAATCGCCCGTCTGCTGGCGAAAGGGCTGAATTGCGAAACCGGCATTACCGCGACCCCTTGTGGCGTCTGCGATAACTGCCGCGAAATAGAACAAGGCCGCTTTGTCGACCTGATTGAGATAGACGCTGCCTCGCGTACCAAAGTTGAAGACACCCGCGACCTGCTGGACAACGTTCAGTACGCCCCCGCGCGTGGCCGCTTTAAGGTCTACCTTATCGATGAAGTGCACATGCTCTCGCGCCACAGCTTCAACGCGCTGCTTAAGACGCTGGAAGAGCCTCCTCCGCACGTAAAATTCCTGCTGGCCACCACCGATCCGCAAAAGCTGCCGGTGACGATTCTTTCCCGTTGCCTGCAGTTCCACCTGAAAGCGCTGGACGTCGAACAAATCCGCCATCAGCTGGAACACATTCTTGGTGAGGAGAAGGTTGTTAGCGAGCCCCGCGCGCTGCAGCTGTTAGCCCGGGCGGCAGACGGCAGCCTGCGTGATGCGCTGAGCCTGACCGACCAGGCGATTGCCAGCGGTGACGGCCAGGTCACGACGTCGGCCGTCAGCACCATGCTTGGCACCCTTGATGATGACCAGGCGCTGTCGCTGATTGAAGCGGTGGTGCATGCCGACGGGCAGCGCGTAATGGCGTTGCTGAACGACGCGGCGGCACGTGGCGTTGAGTGGGAAGCATTGCTGGTGGAAATGTCCGCGCTGCTGCACCGCGTGGCGATGGTCCAGCTTTCTCCTTCCGCACTTGGCAGCGATATGGCGGCTATCGAACAGCGTATGCGTGAACTTGCGCGCGTTGTCCCACCCGCCGACATACAGCTTTACTACCAGACATTGCTGATTGGCCGCAAAGAGCTGCCGTGGGCGCCGGATCGCCGCATGGGCGTAGAAATGACGCTGCTGCGTGCGCTGGCCTTCCATCCGCGCAAACCGCTGCCCGAGCCGGAAGTACCACGCCAGGCGGCAAGCATTCCGGTGATTAACCCGGCGTCGCATCAGCCAGCAGCAAGGCAGCAGCAGGCGGCTCCGCCGCCGGACAGGGAAGCCCCTCCGCTGCCGGATGCTACCAGCCAGATCCTTCAGGCGCGCAGCCAGCTGATGCGCCATCAGGAGACTGACAAAGCAAAAAAGAATGAGCCGGCAGCGCAACGACTAGCGCGGCCGGCAAAAAGCACCGCGCTGGAACGTTTGGCCTCGGTGACCGAACGCGTTCAGGCACGGCCTGCGCCATCGGTGCCGGAAAAACCGGCGAAGCCAGAAGCCTATCGCTGGAAATCACAAAATCCGATTGAAGCGGCGCCCGAGCCGGTTGCGACGCCAAAGGCGCTGAAAAAAGCGCTCGAGCATGAAAAAACGCCGGAACTAGCGCAGAAGCTGGCCGAAGAGGCTATCGAGCGCGACGAGTGGGCGGCGGAAATCAATCAGCTGATGCTGCCAAAACTGGTGCAACAGCTGGCGCTCAATGCCTGGAAAGAGGCGGACGGCAACCGGGTTTGCCTGCATTTGCGTCCGGGCCAGCGCCACCTGAATTCGCCCTCGGCGCAAAAAACGCTCTCAGATGCCATGAGCACGTTCCATGGCGAGGCGATAGAACTGACTATTATTGAAGATGAGAATCTGGCTCGCCGCACGCCGCTTGAGTGGCGTCAGGCCATCTACGAAGAGAAGCTGGCGCAGGCGCGCGAATCGATGAACAGCGACAGCAATATTCAGACTCTGCAAAGGTTCTTTGACGCAGAGCTGGATGAAGATAGTATTCGCCCTGTTTGA
- a CDS encoding LysR family transcriptional regulator → MQDLNDLWYFVQVVDNGGFSPASRAIGIPKSRLSRRIALLEERLETRLLQRSTRSFTVTEAGQIFYRHCKAMMIEAEAAQEAIDTLKSEPRGLIRLTCPIALLHVHIGDMLARFMRLYPQIVIQLEETNRRVDVLNENVDLAIRVRPLPLEDSDLVMRKLATRSMCLVASPELIARQGMPAAPTDLAHWPSLALDRPQQTYRWCLFGPEQREVIVHHKPRFITTDMIALRTAALNGIGVVQLPKLMLNDALEQGKLVHVLPEWRARMEVVHVVFPSRRGQLPAVRALIDFLAESYQALNEE, encoded by the coding sequence ATGCAGGACCTCAACGATCTGTGGTATTTCGTGCAGGTGGTCGACAACGGCGGTTTCTCCCCCGCCAGCCGGGCGATCGGCATTCCGAAATCACGCCTGAGCCGCCGCATTGCGCTGCTAGAAGAGCGGCTTGAAACCCGCCTGTTACAGCGCTCGACGCGTAGCTTCACCGTCACGGAGGCCGGGCAGATCTTCTATCGCCACTGCAAGGCGATGATGATTGAAGCCGAAGCGGCACAGGAGGCCATCGACACGCTAAAATCAGAGCCGCGAGGGCTGATTCGCCTCACCTGCCCGATTGCGCTTTTGCATGTCCACATCGGCGATATGCTGGCGCGCTTTATGCGCCTCTATCCGCAGATTGTGATTCAGCTTGAGGAAACCAACCGGCGCGTGGACGTGCTGAACGAAAACGTCGATCTGGCTATTCGCGTGCGGCCTCTGCCGCTGGAGGATAGCGATCTGGTGATGCGCAAGCTGGCGACGCGCAGCATGTGCCTGGTCGCCAGCCCGGAGCTGATAGCCCGTCAGGGTATGCCTGCCGCGCCAACAGATCTCGCCCACTGGCCAAGCCTGGCGCTGGACAGGCCGCAGCAAACCTACCGCTGGTGCCTGTTTGGCCCCGAACAGCGGGAAGTGATTGTCCACCATAAACCCCGCTTTATTACGACGGATATGATTGCGCTGCGAACCGCGGCGCTCAACGGCATTGGCGTCGTGCAGCTCCCGAAGCTGATGCTTAACGACGCGCTGGAACAGGGCAAGCTGGTTCACGTTCTGCCTGAATGGCGGGCAAGAATGGAGGTAGTGCACGTGGTGTTCCCTTCCCGGCGTGGGCAGCTGCCGGCGGTACGGGCGTTGATTGATTTTCTGGCAGAGAGTTATCAGGCACTGAACGAGGAGTGA
- the htpG gene encoding molecular chaperone HtpG: MKGQETRGFQSEVKQLLHLMIHSLYSNKEIFLRELISNASDAADKLRFRALSNASLYEGDGELRVRVSFDKENRTLTIADNGIGMTRDEVIDHLGTIAKSGTKAFLESMGSDQAKDSQLIGQFGVGFYSAFIVADKVTVRTRAAGASADQGVFWESEGAGEYTVADIEKADRGTEITLHLREGEDEFLDDWRVRSVISKYSDHIALPVEIEQREEKDGETVISWEKINKAQALWTRSKSEVSEDEYKEFYKHIAHDFTDPISWSHNRVEGKQEYTSLLYIPSQAPWDMWNRDHKHGLKLYVQRVFIMDDAEQFMPNYLRFVRGLIDSNDLPLNVSREILQDSRVTQNLRSALTKRVLQMLDKLAKDDAEKYQTFWKNFGLVLKEGPAEDNANQEAIAKLLRFATTHTDSSAQTVSLEEYVSRMKEGQEKIYYITADSYAAAKSSPHLELLRKKGIEVLLLSDRIDEWMMSYLTEFDGKAFQSVSKTDESLDKLTDEETEEAKEAEKALEPFVDRVKTLLGERVKEVRLTHRLTDTPAIVTTDSNDMSTQMAKLFAAAGQEVPDVKYIFELNPEHALVKRAADTQDDAQFGEWVELLLDQALLAERGQLEDPNQFIRRMNQLLVS; this comes from the coding sequence ATGAAAGGACAAGAGACCCGCGGTTTTCAGTCAGAGGTAAAACAGCTTCTGCACCTGATGATCCACTCTCTGTATTCAAACAAAGAAATCTTCCTGCGTGAGCTGATCTCCAACGCTTCTGATGCGGCAGACAAGCTGCGCTTTCGCGCGCTGTCGAACGCCAGCCTTTATGAAGGCGACGGTGAGCTGCGCGTTCGCGTCTCTTTTGACAAAGAGAATCGCACCCTGACAATCGCCGATAACGGCATCGGTATGACCCGAGATGAGGTCATTGATCATCTGGGTACCATCGCTAAATCCGGCACCAAAGCTTTCCTCGAGTCCATGGGCTCCGATCAGGCGAAAGACAGCCAGCTGATTGGCCAGTTTGGCGTTGGCTTCTATTCTGCGTTTATCGTGGCTGACAAAGTCACCGTTCGCACTCGCGCCGCCGGTGCCAGCGCGGATCAGGGCGTGTTCTGGGAATCTGAAGGCGCGGGTGAATACACCGTGGCCGACATTGAGAAAGCCGATCGCGGCACCGAAATCACGCTGCACCTGCGCGAAGGCGAAGATGAGTTCCTGGACGACTGGCGCGTTCGCTCCGTCATCAGTAAGTATTCCGACCATATCGCGTTGCCGGTTGAGATTGAACAGCGTGAAGAGAAAGACGGCGAAACCGTTATCAGCTGGGAAAAAATCAACAAGGCTCAGGCGCTGTGGACCCGCAGCAAGTCTGAAGTCAGCGAAGACGAATACAAAGAGTTCTACAAGCATATCGCCCACGATTTTACCGACCCAATTTCCTGGAGCCACAACCGCGTGGAAGGCAAGCAGGAGTACACCAGCCTGCTGTACATCCCTTCACAGGCACCGTGGGATATGTGGAACCGCGACCATAAACACGGGCTGAAACTCTACGTACAGCGCGTGTTCATCATGGACGACGCGGAGCAGTTCATGCCGAACTACCTGCGCTTTGTTCGCGGCCTGATAGATTCTAACGACCTGCCGCTGAACGTTTCCCGTGAAATCCTGCAGGACAGCCGCGTGACCCAGAACCTGCGTAGCGCGCTGACCAAACGCGTGCTGCAGATGCTGGATAAGCTGGCGAAAGACGATGCCGAGAAGTACCAGACCTTCTGGAAAAACTTCGGCCTCGTGCTGAAAGAAGGCCCGGCGGAAGATAACGCGAACCAGGAAGCTATCGCTAAGCTGCTGCGCTTCGCGACCACGCACACGGATTCTTCAGCCCAGACCGTGTCGCTGGAAGAGTACGTCTCCCGCATGAAAGAAGGCCAGGAGAAGATCTACTACATCACCGCAGACAGCTACGCGGCGGCGAAGAGCAGCCCGCATCTGGAACTGCTGCGTAAGAAAGGCATCGAGGTTCTGCTGCTTTCCGACCGCATCGATGAGTGGATGATGAGCTACCTGACCGAGTTCGACGGCAAAGCGTTCCAGTCTGTGAGCAAAACCGACGAATCGCTGGATAAGCTGACGGACGAAGAGACTGAAGAAGCGAAAGAGGCCGAGAAAGCCCTGGAGCCGTTCGTGGACCGCGTGAAAACCCTGCTGGGCGAGCGCGTGAAGGAAGTGCGCCTGACTCACCGCCTGACCGATACGCCGGCGATCGTGACCACCGACAGCAACGACATGAGCACCCAGATGGCGAAACTGTTTGCCGCTGCGGGCCAGGAAGTGCCGGACGTGAAGTACATCTTCGAGCTTAACCCGGAGCATGCGCTGGTGAAACGCGCTGCGGATACGCAGGATGACGCGCAGTTCGGCGAGTGGGTCGAGCTGCTGCTGGACCAGGCGCTGTTAGCCGAGCGTGGTCAGCTGGAAGATCCTAACCAGTTCATCCGCCGTATGAACCAATTGCTGGTTTCTTAA
- a CDS encoding YbaB/EbfC family nucleoid-associated protein, protein MFGKGGLGNLMKQAQQMQEKMAQAQEEIANMEVTGESGAGLVKVTINGAHNCRRVEIDPSLMEDDKEMVEDLVAAAFNDAARRIGEAQKEKMAGVSNGMQLPPGFKMPF, encoded by the coding sequence ATGTTTGGAAAAGGCGGTCTGGGTAACCTGATGAAGCAGGCCCAGCAGATGCAGGAAAAAATGGCCCAGGCTCAGGAAGAAATCGCCAACATGGAAGTCACCGGCGAGTCCGGCGCGGGCCTGGTGAAAGTGACCATCAACGGGGCGCATAACTGCCGCCGCGTCGAAATCGATCCAAGCCTGATGGAAGATGACAAAGAAATGGTTGAAGACCTGGTTGCCGCAGCCTTCAACGATGCCGCTCGCCGTATCGGTGAAGCGCAGAAAGAAAAAATGGCCGGGGTTTCCAACGGCATGCAGCTGCCGCCGGGCTTCAAAATGCCATTCTGA